Proteins from a single region of Streptomyces sp. Tu 3180:
- a CDS encoding glycoside hydrolase N-terminal domain-containing protein gives MSATPVHGTWEPRPAGRWEDGFLSGNGRHGALVFGDPDDERTVVTHHTLVRPDEGGEHRLPPRLADGLPGLQDRLLSGDLAAAEDFTDGRPLQWVRPFHPAFQVRLRRPGDDGNGEEDDERTRYRRTVDFATGVLQAARAGWTSRAFVSRADDVIVQHVTAPGPVLDVFLDHRLPGAPTALGVGHGAVLTADGALLSLRARYPGSDRAYTGTTLVAVTGGTTTLGPQGVRVEDARSVLLLTRVRRHTGEADVVAEGRALRDLLDEAWGSYDGLLARHLPHHRTAYERVTLDLAADPAERALPGSALLTRPHSAALLERLFAAGRYHLLSASGMFPPRLTGLWTGDWDTAWSGAFTNDANLNLQTASAAAAALPEVTEALASLVHRQLPDWRDNARAVFGARGVVAPAHTDGESGHAYHFSREYPLHLWTAGADWLLKPLVDHDETRGARDPRTAAALAEVALFYEGFLTRTDAEGRLVVVPSYSPENRPANASWGAINAAMDLSAARHALLTAADHHPEHADRWRALADRLPPHRVNADGALAEWARPDLDDSYDHRHLSHLYGVWPLEEITPYDTPGLAAAAHRALELRGTENDSAHGHLHHALIAARLRDGERVAHALARVLEGDFFHTSLMSAHYPHRDVYNADAAHTLPAVLIEALVQSTPDRLVLLPAPPPAYPSGALRGVRTRFGAALDLTWSPDGATAVLRPARTHRVDLWTSAGAEPLDLVAGEDRVLTLKTR, from the coding sequence ATGAGCGCCACGCCCGTCCACGGAACCTGGGAACCGCGCCCGGCCGGCCGCTGGGAGGACGGCTTCCTGAGCGGCAACGGCCGTCACGGCGCCCTTGTGTTCGGTGACCCGGACGACGAACGGACCGTCGTCACGCACCACACCCTCGTCCGGCCGGACGAGGGCGGCGAGCACCGCCTGCCGCCCCGCCTGGCCGACGGACTTCCCGGCCTCCAGGACCGTCTCCTCTCCGGTGACCTGGCCGCCGCCGAGGACTTCACCGACGGCCGCCCCCTCCAGTGGGTGCGGCCCTTCCACCCGGCCTTCCAGGTGCGCCTGCGCCGCCCGGGCGACGACGGGAACGGGGAGGAGGACGACGAGCGGACCCGGTACCGCCGCACGGTCGACTTCGCCACCGGCGTCCTGCAGGCGGCCCGCGCCGGCTGGACCAGCCGCGCCTTCGTCTCCCGCGCCGACGACGTGATCGTCCAGCACGTCACCGCCCCCGGACCCGTCCTCGACGTGTTCCTGGACCACCGCCTCCCGGGCGCCCCCACCGCACTGGGCGTCGGCCACGGCGCCGTCCTCACCGCCGACGGGGCCCTGCTGAGCCTGCGCGCCCGCTACCCGGGCAGCGACCGCGCCTACACCGGGACCACCCTGGTCGCCGTCACCGGCGGCACGACCACGCTCGGCCCCCAGGGGGTGCGCGTCGAGGACGCGCGGTCCGTCCTGCTGCTCACCCGGGTGCGGCGGCACACCGGGGAGGCGGACGTGGTCGCCGAGGGCCGTGCCCTGCGGGACCTGCTCGACGAGGCGTGGGGCTCCTACGACGGCCTCCTGGCCCGCCACCTGCCGCACCACCGCACCGCCTACGAGCGCGTCACCCTCGACCTGGCCGCCGACCCGGCCGAACGCGCCCTGCCGGGCTCCGCGCTGCTGACGCGGCCGCACAGCGCCGCCCTGCTCGAGCGGCTCTTCGCGGCCGGCCGCTACCACCTGCTGTCCGCCAGCGGGATGTTCCCGCCCCGCCTCACCGGACTGTGGACCGGCGACTGGGACACCGCCTGGTCCGGCGCCTTCACCAACGACGCCAACCTCAACCTCCAGACCGCCTCCGCCGCGGCCGCCGCCCTCCCCGAGGTCACCGAGGCGCTGGCGTCACTCGTCCACCGCCAGCTGCCCGACTGGCGGGACAACGCCCGCGCGGTCTTCGGCGCCCGGGGCGTGGTCGCCCCCGCGCACACCGACGGCGAGTCCGGGCACGCCTACCACTTCAGCCGCGAGTACCCCCTCCACCTGTGGACCGCCGGCGCCGACTGGCTGCTGAAGCCCCTCGTCGACCACGACGAGACCCGCGGCGCGCGCGATCCGCGCACCGCCGCCGCGCTCGCCGAGGTCGCCCTGTTCTACGAGGGCTTCCTCACCCGCACCGACGCCGAGGGCCGGCTGGTCGTCGTCCCCTCCTACTCGCCCGAGAACCGGCCCGCGAACGCGAGCTGGGGCGCGATCAACGCGGCCATGGACCTCTCCGCGGCCCGGCACGCCCTGCTGACCGCCGCCGACCACCACCCGGAGCACGCCGACCGCTGGCGGGCGCTGGCCGACCGGCTCCCGCCGCACCGGGTCAACGCCGACGGCGCGCTCGCCGAATGGGCCCGGCCGGACCTGGACGACTCCTACGACCACCGGCACCTCAGCCACCTCTACGGCGTCTGGCCGCTGGAGGAGATCACCCCCTACGACACCCCCGGCCTGGCCGCCGCCGCGCACCGCGCGCTGGAACTGCGCGGCACCGAGAACGACTCCGCGCACGGCCACCTGCACCACGCCCTGATCGCGGCCCGCCTCCGGGACGGCGAACGGGTCGCCCACGCGCTCGCCCGGGTGCTGGAGGGCGACTTCTTCCACACCTCCCTGATGAGCGCGCACTACCCGCACCGCGACGTCTACAACGCCGACGCCGCCCACACCCTGCCCGCCGTGCTGATCGAGGCGCTCGTGCAGTCCACCCCCGACCGGCTGGTCCTGCTGCCCGCGCCGCCGCCGGCGTACCCGAGCGGCGCCCTGCGCGGGGTGCGCACCCGCTTCGGCGCCGCACTCGACCTCACCTGGTCCCCGGACGGCGCCACCGCCGTCCTGCGGCCGGCCCGCACCCACCGCGTCGACCTGTGGACTTCCGCCGGCGCCGAGCCCCTCGACCTCGTCGCCGGAGAAGACCGCGTCCTCACGCTGAAGACGCGGTGA
- a CDS encoding carbohydrate-binding protein: MTPSAPDASGAGTGPGADRRISRKSLLRAAVAAGAAVPLLATGTVALARDAGARGGPLAPTPFCDDGDDPTPDQMEGPYFKPASPLRTDLVAPGAPGTRLTVSGYVFGRNCVPLAGVLLDFWQADHAGAYDMAGYAFRGHQFTDSSGAFTLRTIVPGLYPGRTRHLHVKAQAPAEPVLTTQLYFPGEPRNSTDALFDPALLMNVRDAGGGKEATFDFVLDVDGGPTDPPGGGWAPGRSYAAGDRVTHDGAAYRCLQAHTSMTGWEPPHVPALWRRE; encoded by the coding sequence ATGACACCATCCGCTCCCGACGCGTCCGGCGCCGGTACGGGCCCCGGCGCCGACCGCCGGATCAGCCGCAAGAGCCTGCTCAGGGCGGCCGTCGCCGCCGGAGCCGCCGTCCCGCTGCTCGCCACGGGCACGGTGGCGCTCGCCCGGGACGCCGGCGCCCGGGGAGGGCCCCTCGCGCCGACGCCCTTCTGCGACGACGGGGACGACCCCACGCCCGACCAGATGGAAGGCCCCTACTTCAAGCCGGCCTCCCCGCTGCGCACCGACCTCGTGGCGCCGGGCGCCCCCGGCACCCGGCTCACCGTCAGCGGCTACGTCTTCGGCCGGAACTGCGTCCCTCTCGCGGGCGTCCTGCTCGACTTCTGGCAGGCGGACCACGCGGGCGCCTACGACATGGCCGGATACGCCTTCCGCGGGCACCAGTTCACCGACTCCTCCGGTGCCTTCACCCTGCGGACGATCGTGCCCGGCCTCTATCCGGGCCGCACCCGGCACCTCCACGTCAAGGCCCAGGCGCCCGCCGAGCCCGTGCTCACCACCCAGCTGTACTTCCCCGGTGAGCCCCGCAACAGCACCGACGCGCTCTTCGACCCGGCCCTGCTGATGAACGTCCGCGACGCCGGCGGCGGCAAGGAGGCCACCTTCGACTTCGTGCTCGACGTGGACGGTGGGCCCACCGACCCGCCCGGCGGCGGGTGGGCGCCCGGCCGCTCGTACGCGGCGGGCGACCGGGTGACCCACGACGGCGCCGCCTACCGCTGTCTGCAGGCCCACACCTCCATGACCGGCTGGGAGCCGCCCCACGTCCCCGCGCTGTGGCGCCGCGAGTGA
- a CDS encoding glycoside hydrolase family 31 protein, translating into MTQSAETQPGAGLARSSPTAGTFREREGALEWSGRQETVRIEPWGPDAVRVRARLGGPVLRDLPGALLEEAPATGSAVRIGDGRGRLTVGALTAEIDAEGMVRFLRTADGGELLAEERAHFWWPGPRLYTAVGNGHHRLEQRFAAHDGERLYGLGQHQHGWLDQKGLVVDLVQRNAEVSIPVLTSSRGYTLLWNNPAIGRVELAHNGTRWVADSARQIDYWITAGAPADAQRRYSAVTGRSPMLPRWAAGFWQCKLRYRTQGELLSVAREYRRRGLPLDAIVCDFFHWTHLGEWKFDPKEWPDPAAMVRELDELGVKLVVSVWPSVSPLSENHPVMDQRGYFIGTQYGPTAHADWPDKEVASTVQVAFYDATNPEAREFVWSRIKENYLDPYGITAFWLDACEPELKPGFPENLRYWAGPGLEVGNLYPAENSRAFHEGLRACGEDEVITLNRSAWAGSQRYGAALWSGDIGTDFATLRRQIAAGLNTSLSGIPWWNTDIGGFHGGDPDDPAYREVMVRWFQFGALSPLMRLHGFRDPGMPLGPDMTGGPNEVWSYGEEAGAILEKYLRLRERLRPYVLEVMREAHEEGLPVMRPLFLEFPGDQAAWSVDDAYLFGRDLLVAPVLTAGAAARTAYLPAGARWTDAWTGETYGGGAAVTVEAPLDRIPLFLRDGASLPVREA; encoded by the coding sequence GTGACCCAGTCCGCCGAGACGCAGCCCGGGGCCGGCCTCGCCCGGTCCTCCCCCACCGCCGGCACGTTCCGCGAGCGGGAGGGTGCGCTGGAGTGGAGCGGCCGTCAGGAGACCGTGCGGATCGAGCCGTGGGGGCCGGACGCGGTCCGGGTGCGGGCCCGGCTGGGCGGCCCGGTGCTCCGGGACCTGCCCGGCGCCCTCCTGGAGGAGGCGCCCGCCACCGGGTCCGCCGTGAGGATCGGGGACGGCCGGGGCCGGCTGACCGTCGGCGCGCTGACCGCCGAGATCGACGCCGAGGGCATGGTCCGCTTCCTGCGCACCGCCGACGGGGGCGAGCTGCTCGCCGAGGAGCGCGCCCACTTCTGGTGGCCCGGCCCGCGCCTGTACACGGCGGTCGGCAACGGCCACCACCGGCTGGAGCAGCGGTTCGCCGCCCACGACGGCGAGCGGCTGTACGGCCTGGGCCAGCACCAGCACGGCTGGCTGGACCAGAAGGGCCTGGTCGTCGACCTCGTGCAGCGCAACGCCGAGGTGAGCATCCCGGTGCTCACCTCCAGCCGCGGCTACACCCTGCTGTGGAACAACCCGGCGATCGGCCGCGTGGAGCTGGCCCACAACGGCACCCGCTGGGTGGCGGACTCGGCCCGGCAGATCGACTACTGGATCACCGCGGGCGCCCCGGCGGACGCCCAGCGCCGCTACAGCGCGGTGACCGGGCGGTCACCGATGCTGCCCCGGTGGGCGGCCGGTTTCTGGCAGTGCAAGCTGCGCTACCGCACCCAGGGCGAACTCCTCTCCGTGGCACGGGAGTACAGGCGCCGGGGCCTGCCGCTGGACGCGATCGTCTGCGACTTCTTCCACTGGACCCACCTGGGCGAGTGGAAGTTCGACCCGAAGGAGTGGCCGGACCCGGCGGCGATGGTGCGCGAGCTGGACGAACTCGGCGTCAAGCTGGTGGTCTCCGTGTGGCCGTCGGTCTCCCCGCTGAGCGAGAACCACCCGGTGATGGACCAGCGCGGCTACTTCATCGGCACCCAGTACGGTCCGACGGCGCACGCCGACTGGCCGGACAAGGAGGTCGCCTCCACGGTCCAGGTCGCCTTCTACGACGCCACCAACCCCGAGGCCCGGGAGTTCGTGTGGTCGAGGATCAAGGAGAACTACCTCGACCCGTACGGGATCACCGCCTTCTGGCTGGACGCCTGCGAGCCGGAGCTGAAGCCGGGCTTCCCGGAGAACCTGCGGTACTGGGCGGGTCCGGGCCTGGAGGTCGGCAACCTCTATCCCGCCGAGAACTCCCGCGCCTTCCACGAGGGCCTGAGGGCCTGCGGCGAGGACGAGGTGATCACCCTCAACCGCTCGGCGTGGGCGGGCAGCCAGCGCTACGGCGCGGCCCTGTGGTCCGGTGACATCGGCACCGACTTCGCCACCCTGCGCCGCCAGATCGCGGCCGGCCTCAACACCTCGCTGTCGGGCATCCCGTGGTGGAACACCGACATCGGCGGCTTCCACGGCGGTGACCCGGACGACCCCGCCTACCGCGAGGTGATGGTCCGCTGGTTCCAGTTCGGCGCGCTGTCCCCGCTGATGCGGCTGCACGGCTTCCGCGACCCCGGCATGCCCCTGGGCCCGGACATGACCGGCGGCCCGAACGAGGTCTGGTCCTACGGGGAGGAGGCCGGCGCGATCCTGGAGAAGTACCTGCGGCTGCGCGAGCGGCTGAGGCCGTACGTCCTCGAGGTCATGCGGGAGGCGCACGAGGAGGGGCTGCCGGTGATGCGGCCGCTGTTCCTGGAGTTCCCCGGCGACCAGGCGGCCTGGTCGGTGGACGACGCGTACCTGTTCGGCCGTGACCTGCTGGTCGCCCCGGTGCTGACGGCGGGCGCCGCGGCCCGCACGGCGTACCTCCCGGCGGGCGCGCGCTGGACGGACGCGTGGACGGGTGAGACGTACGGGGGCGGCGCGGCCGTGACGGTCGAGGCGCCGCTGGACCGCATCCCGCTGTTCCTGCGGGACGGGGCGAGCCTGCCGGTCCGGGAAGCGTGA
- a CDS encoding LacI family DNA-binding transcriptional regulator gives MVTLAEVAQHAGVSASTVSYVLSGKRSISANTRQRVERSIRELGYHPNAGARALASSRSNIIALMVPLRTDMYVPVMMEIAIAVATTARTHGYDVLLLTGEEGPDAVRRVTGSGLADGMILMDVELDDERLPLLRDGDASARAKSRAGDDQPAVLIGLPADTTGLTCVDLDFKATGALCVEHLAERGHRDIAVIGEAPAVYERHTGFAERTLEGLRTRARELGLRLLHRPCEGGYDAMAVTLSRILDERPGTTGFVVQNESAVEPLLALLRQQGRAVPEDVSVVAICPEQVAVQASVRLTSVAIPAQEMGRRAVEQLVAKLDGRGGDEVVLLAPELTVRASSGPAPAQP, from the coding sequence ATGGTCACCCTCGCCGAGGTCGCCCAGCACGCCGGAGTCTCGGCGAGCACGGTGAGCTATGTCCTCAGCGGCAAGCGGTCCATCTCCGCGAACACCCGCCAGCGGGTCGAGCGGAGCATCCGCGAGCTCGGGTACCACCCGAACGCCGGGGCCCGCGCCCTGGCCAGCAGCAGGTCCAACATCATCGCGCTGATGGTCCCGCTGCGTACGGACATGTACGTGCCGGTGATGATGGAGATCGCCATCGCGGTGGCCACCACCGCCCGCACCCACGGGTACGACGTGCTGCTGCTCACCGGCGAGGAGGGCCCGGACGCGGTGCGCCGTGTCACGGGCAGCGGGCTCGCCGACGGCATGATCCTGATGGACGTCGAACTCGACGACGAGCGGCTGCCGCTGCTGAGGGACGGGGACGCCTCCGCCCGGGCGAAGTCGAGGGCGGGGGACGACCAGCCGGCGGTGCTGATCGGACTGCCCGCCGACACCACCGGCCTGACCTGCGTCGACCTCGACTTCAAGGCCACCGGCGCCCTGTGCGTGGAGCACCTGGCCGAGCGGGGGCACCGCGACATCGCCGTCATCGGCGAGGCCCCGGCGGTCTACGAACGGCACACCGGGTTCGCCGAGCGCACCCTCGAGGGACTGCGCACCCGGGCGCGGGAGCTGGGGCTGCGGCTGCTGCACCGGCCGTGCGAGGGCGGGTACGACGCGATGGCCGTGACGCTCTCCCGGATCCTCGACGAGCGCCCCGGCACCACGGGCTTCGTCGTGCAGAACGAGTCGGCGGTCGAGCCGTTGCTGGCCCTGCTGCGGCAGCAGGGACGGGCCGTGCCCGAGGACGTCTCGGTGGTCGCGATCTGCCCCGAGCAGGTCGCCGTCCAGGCGTCGGTGCGGCTCACGTCCGTCGCCATCCCGGCGCAGGAGATGGGCCGGCGCGCCGTGGAGCAGCTGGTCGCCAAGCTCGACGGGCGGGGCGGCGACGAGGTCGTGCTGCTCGCCCCCGAGCTGACGGTCCGGGCGAGTTCCGGCCCGGCGCCCGCCCAGCCGTAG
- a CDS encoding acyl-CoA dehydrogenase family protein gives MSAAPETPPSPSRPTVTEREARQVAEAAREQDWRKPSFAKELFLGRFRLDLIHPHPLPADEDAQRGEEFLAKLRDFCETKIDGALIEREARIPDEVVTGLKELGAFGMKIDTKYGGLGLTQVYYNKALALVGSASPAIGALLSAHQSIGVPQPLKIFGTREQKETFLPRCARTDISAFLLTEPDVGSDPARLATTAVPDGDDYVLDGVKLWTTNGVVADLLVVMARVPRSEGHRGGITAFVVEASSEGVTVENRNAFMGLRGLENGVTRFHRVRVPASHRIGEEGQGLKIALTTLNTGRLSLPAMCVGAGKWCLKIAREWSAAREQWGKPVALHEAVGSKIAFIAATTFALEAVVDLSSQMADEDRNDIRIEAALAKLYGSEMAWLMADELVQIRGGRGFETAESLQARGERAVPAEQMLRDLRINRIFEGSTEIMHLLIAREAVDAHLSVAGDLIDPEKSLSDKARAGANAGVFYAKWLPRLVAGPGQLPGTFGEFKHGVDLSLHLRYVERTARKLARSTFYAMSRWQGRMETKQGFLGRIVDIGAELFAMSAACVRAELLRSRGDHGREAYQLADAFCRQSRVRVEELFGRLWSNTDDLDRKVVKGVLSGTYAWLEEGVVDPSGDGPWIADATPGPSTRENVHRPIR, from the coding sequence ATGTCCGCAGCACCCGAGACGCCCCCGTCTCCGTCCCGACCCACCGTCACCGAACGTGAGGCCCGCCAGGTCGCGGAGGCCGCCCGGGAACAGGACTGGCGCAAGCCCAGCTTCGCCAAGGAACTGTTCCTCGGCCGCTTCCGGCTCGACCTGATCCACCCGCACCCCCTCCCGGCCGACGAGGACGCCCAGCGCGGCGAGGAGTTCCTCGCCAAGCTCCGCGACTTCTGCGAGACGAAGATCGACGGAGCGCTGATCGAACGCGAGGCGCGCATCCCCGACGAGGTGGTCACCGGGCTCAAGGAGCTCGGCGCCTTCGGCATGAAGATCGACACCAAGTACGGCGGTCTCGGCCTCACCCAGGTCTACTACAACAAGGCCCTCGCCCTGGTCGGCTCCGCCAGCCCGGCGATCGGCGCGCTGCTCTCCGCGCACCAGTCGATCGGCGTCCCGCAGCCGCTGAAGATCTTCGGCACGCGCGAGCAGAAGGAGACGTTCCTGCCGCGTTGCGCCCGCACCGACATCTCGGCCTTCCTGCTCACCGAGCCGGACGTCGGCTCGGACCCGGCCCGGCTCGCCACCACCGCCGTCCCCGACGGCGACGACTACGTCCTGGACGGCGTGAAGCTGTGGACCACCAACGGCGTGGTCGCCGACCTCCTCGTGGTCATGGCCCGCGTGCCGAGGTCCGAGGGCCACCGGGGCGGCATCACCGCGTTCGTCGTGGAGGCGTCCTCCGAGGGCGTCACCGTCGAGAACCGCAACGCCTTCATGGGCCTGCGCGGCCTGGAGAACGGCGTCACCCGCTTCCACCGGGTCCGCGTCCCCGCCTCGCACCGCATCGGCGAGGAGGGCCAGGGCCTGAAGATCGCCCTCACCACGCTCAACACCGGGCGGCTGTCCCTGCCCGCCATGTGCGTCGGCGCCGGGAAGTGGTGCCTGAAGATCGCCCGCGAGTGGTCGGCGGCCCGGGAGCAGTGGGGCAAGCCGGTGGCGCTGCACGAGGCCGTCGGCTCCAAGATCGCCTTCATCGCGGCCACCACCTTCGCCCTGGAGGCCGTGGTCGACCTCTCCTCGCAGATGGCCGACGAGGACCGCAACGACATCCGCATCGAGGCCGCCCTCGCCAAGCTGTACGGCTCGGAGATGGCCTGGCTGATGGCCGACGAACTGGTCCAGATCCGCGGCGGGCGCGGCTTCGAGACCGCCGAGTCCCTCCAGGCGCGCGGCGAGCGGGCGGTCCCGGCCGAGCAGATGCTGCGCGACCTGCGCATCAACCGCATCTTCGAGGGCTCCACGGAGATCATGCACCTGCTGATCGCACGCGAGGCGGTCGACGCCCACCTGTCGGTCGCCGGCGATCTGATCGACCCCGAGAAGTCGCTCTCCGACAAGGCCAGGGCGGGCGCGAACGCGGGCGTCTTCTACGCCAAGTGGCTGCCCAGGCTGGTCGCCGGCCCCGGACAGCTGCCCGGCACCTTCGGCGAGTTCAAGCACGGCGTCGACCTGTCCTTGCACCTGCGCTACGTCGAGCGCACCGCCCGCAAGCTGGCCCGCTCCACCTTCTACGCCATGTCCCGCTGGCAGGGGAGGATGGAGACCAAGCAGGGCTTCCTGGGCCGGATCGTCGACATCGGCGCCGAACTGTTCGCGATGAGCGCCGCCTGCGTCCGCGCCGAGCTCCTGCGCAGCCGCGGCGACCACGGCCGTGAGGCCTACCAGCTCGCCGACGCCTTCTGCCGCCAGTCCCGCGTCCGCGTCGAGGAACTCTTCGGCCGGCTGTGGAGCAACACCGACGACCTCGACCGCAAGGTCGTCAAGGGGGTGCTCTCGGGCACCTACGCGTGGCTGGAGGAGGGCGTCGTCGACCCCTCGGGCGACGGCCCGTGGATCGCGGACGCGACCCCCGGCCCGAGCACCCGGGAGAACGTGCACCGTCCGATCCGCTGA